Proteins encoded in a region of the Cytobacillus pseudoceanisediminis genome:
- a CDS encoding MFS transporter translates to MQLVRAVKETLWTKSFIMLMIGNLFVFMSFQMLIPTLPPYIKSIGATGLEIGLVTALFSIGAVLSRPFIGFMLEYRARKQLVLIGAAALLAITVIYPLSSVVMIFLLFRFIHGLAWGWSTTVNGTAAVDVVPNSRLGEGMGYYGLSVTIGMIIAPSLGIYLYQITSFTNLIYISSVLGVIAIGLLSIVRYETPAAVLETRKEDLKFSYLDSLIEKTSWFPAFITIIVTFGYGSIVTFIVIFGEERGIDQIFLFYLFNAIMASLSRPISGKWFDQRGPKGLVLLCTFLTFIGMWVLSFAHSNLFIIISGILFGIGFGSLIPTLQSWTLSMTPSNRRGVANGMFFSSIDLGIGLSGLVFGVLAQFVETAALFQISSVFLILGMAVTILYGRRRSAARPQQAS, encoded by the coding sequence ATGCAGTTGGTAAGGGCTGTAAAAGAGACTTTATGGACCAAGTCTTTCATAATGCTGATGATCGGGAATTTATTTGTCTTTATGTCGTTTCAGATGCTGATTCCGACACTGCCCCCATATATAAAGTCCATAGGAGCAACTGGTCTTGAAATTGGTCTGGTTACGGCGCTGTTTTCGATTGGAGCCGTTTTGAGCAGGCCTTTCATCGGATTTATGCTTGAATATAGAGCAAGGAAGCAGCTGGTGCTGATAGGGGCAGCGGCGCTTCTGGCCATAACGGTTATTTATCCGCTGTCAAGCGTGGTGATGATTTTTCTGCTGTTCCGATTCATCCACGGACTCGCTTGGGGCTGGTCAACTACTGTGAATGGTACGGCAGCAGTAGATGTAGTGCCTAATTCCCGTCTTGGAGAGGGAATGGGTTACTATGGCCTTAGCGTTACAATCGGGATGATCATCGCTCCGAGTCTTGGAATCTATCTATATCAGATTACCTCTTTTACCAATCTTATTTATATCTCGAGTGTACTTGGCGTAATTGCCATTGGGCTCCTATCCATTGTTCGCTACGAAACGCCTGCAGCTGTTCTGGAAACAAGGAAAGAGGATCTGAAATTCTCTTACTTAGACTCTTTAATCGAAAAAACCAGCTGGTTTCCTGCCTTTATTACGATAATTGTGACATTTGGGTATGGTTCCATCGTAACGTTCATTGTTATTTTTGGAGAAGAGCGCGGTATTGATCAAATTTTCCTTTTTTACCTGTTCAATGCGATCATGGCATCGCTTTCGAGACCGATTTCCGGAAAATGGTTTGACCAGCGGGGGCCAAAGGGACTTGTCCTGCTTTGCACGTTCCTGACCTTTATCGGCATGTGGGTACTTTCTTTCGCTCATTCGAATTTGTTTATTATCATAAGCGGAATTTTGTTCGGAATTGGCTTTGGATCATTGATACCTACTCTGCAGTCTTGGACACTATCAATGACACCATCCAACCGCAGGGGTGTGGCAAATGGAATGTTCTTCTCATCTATCGACCTTGGCATTGGGCTAAGCGGCCTTGTGTTTGGTGTGCTTGCACAGTTTGTGGAAACGGCAGCCCTATTCCAAATATCAAGTGTGTTCCTGATTCTAGGCATGGCTGTTACAATCCTCTATGGCAGACGGCGCTCAGCTGCCCGGCCGCAGCAAGCCTCTTGA
- a CDS encoding alpha/beta hydrolase — protein sequence MSEKYPIIEGAEPFYYEGNEIGILVSHGFTGSTQSMRPLGEAYANAGYTVCGPRLRGHGTHYEEMETTTYQDWIHSVEEGYQWLKERCSTIFVTGLSMGGTLTLYMAEKYPEIKGIIPINAAIEISDMEAAASLEDVRFLDAIGSDIKNPDIKELAYEKTPVKSIGEITELMKKVKGDLEKVNCPALIFVSKEDHVVPPSNSQEIYSSIKSAAKELVTLDNSYHVATLDNDQDIIIERTLHFLQRVLETSSLQG from the coding sequence TTGTCTGAAAAGTATCCGATTATAGAAGGCGCAGAACCTTTTTATTATGAAGGAAATGAGATTGGGATTTTGGTTTCACATGGCTTTACCGGTTCAACTCAAAGCATGCGTCCGCTTGGGGAAGCTTATGCAAATGCAGGGTATACGGTCTGTGGTCCACGCTTGCGGGGACATGGCACTCATTATGAAGAAATGGAAACAACGACCTATCAGGATTGGATTCATTCTGTTGAAGAAGGCTATCAGTGGCTGAAAGAGCGCTGCAGTACGATATTCGTTACAGGTCTGTCGATGGGCGGCACCCTGACATTGTATATGGCCGAGAAATATCCGGAGATTAAGGGGATTATCCCGATTAATGCAGCAATTGAGATTTCTGATATGGAGGCAGCAGCCAGCCTGGAGGATGTCCGCTTCCTTGATGCAATTGGTTCAGACATTAAAAACCCTGATATAAAAGAGCTTGCCTATGAAAAGACACCGGTTAAATCGATTGGTGAAATAACGGAACTGATGAAGAAGGTCAAAGGCGATTTAGAAAAAGTGAATTGTCCTGCGCTGATTTTTGTCTCAAAAGAAGATCATGTAGTTCCGCCTTCCAATTCGCAGGAAATATACAGCAGCATTAAATCGGCTGCAAAGGAATTGGTCACCCTGGACAACAGCTATCATGTGGCAACACTGGATAACGATCAGGACATCATTATAGAAAGAACACTGCATTTTCTGCAGCGGGTACTGGAAACAAGCAGTCTGCAGGGGTGA
- a CDS encoding glycerophosphodiester phosphodiesterase, with the protein MNKRAKVFAHRGVSGHFPENTMAAFQAALEAGADGIELDVQMAKDGKLVIIHDETVDRTTGGTGYIKDMTFEEILRLDAGSWFGNVNTGETIPDLEQLLQWAVREGNELLINIELKNDLIEYPGMEEKVIDLILNYKLEQRVIISSFNPESLKRVRDLHATLQTGYLIEGIPENTLEMAKKIGANSIHCEEGFALSEFGREAKEAGFPLRVYTVNDETRSGLLNNAGVEVIMTDFPERFL; encoded by the coding sequence TTGAATAAAAGAGCAAAAGTCTTTGCACACCGCGGCGTCAGCGGACATTTTCCAGAAAACACGATGGCCGCCTTCCAGGCCGCATTGGAGGCAGGGGCAGATGGAATTGAATTGGATGTGCAGATGGCGAAGGATGGAAAGCTGGTGATCATTCACGATGAAACTGTGGATAGAACAACGGGCGGCACCGGTTATATAAAGGACATGACCTTTGAAGAAATCCTGCGGCTTGATGCAGGGAGCTGGTTTGGGAATGTTAACACCGGCGAAACAATTCCGGATCTGGAGCAGCTTTTACAATGGGCAGTTAGGGAAGGCAACGAACTGCTGATTAATATTGAATTGAAAAATGATTTGATTGAATATCCCGGGATGGAAGAAAAGGTTATTGATCTTATTCTAAATTATAAATTGGAACAGCGTGTCATAATATCATCTTTCAATCCAGAGAGTCTGAAAAGAGTCCGGGACTTGCATGCCACTTTGCAGACGGGCTATTTGATTGAAGGCATCCCTGAAAACACACTCGAAATGGCAAAAAAAATAGGGGCAAACAGCATTCATTGTGAAGAGGGGTTTGCTCTATCGGAGTTTGGGAGGGAAGCAAAAGAAGCAGGGTTTCCGTTGCGGGTATATACCGTAAATGATGAAACCCGCAGCGGATTGTTAAATAATGCCGGAGTCGAAGTGATTATGACCGATTTTCCGGAAAGGTTTTTGTAA
- a CDS encoding glutamine--tRNA ligase/YqeY domain fusion protein, protein MENNSNFIRTIIKEDLESGKRKEVITRFPPEPNGYLHIGHAKSIVINFGLADDFNGKTNLRFDDTNPLKEDQEFVDAIKEDVKWLGYEWEELHFASNYFEEMYNRAVLLIKKGKAYVDDLSQEEIRQYRGTLTEPGKESPYRSRSVEENLDLFERMRGGEFENGAKVLRAKIDMSSPNLNLRDPVIYRVSHTTHHNTGDTWCIYPMYAFAHPLEDAIEGVTHSLCTTEFEDQRPLYNWVVAECEMESTPQQIEFGRLNISNTVMSKRKLKQLVEENYVDGWDDPRMPTISGLRRKGYTPEAIREFVKETGVSKGSGVVDEAMLEHYVREDLKLKAPRTMGVLRPLKVVITNYPEDQTEMLDAEINPENPEMGIRQIPFSREIFVEQDDFMEDPPKKYFRLFPGNEVRLKHAYFIKCNEVIKDEDGNVVELHCTYDPETKSGTGFTGRKVKGTLHWVDAKSAIPAEFRLYEPLILDEDADQNAEADTDDAAESDAEGKTFLDYVNPNSLEIVNGFIEPNMKDVKAQDKFQFFRHGYFNVDPKHTTAEKPVFNRIVSLKSSFKLK, encoded by the coding sequence TTGGAAAACAATTCAAATTTTATACGAACGATTATTAAAGAGGATCTGGAATCGGGAAAGCGTAAAGAGGTTATTACCCGTTTCCCGCCTGAGCCGAACGGCTATCTTCATATCGGACATGCCAAATCGATTGTCATCAACTTCGGCCTGGCAGATGATTTTAATGGCAAGACGAACCTCCGTTTTGATGATACGAACCCGCTAAAGGAAGATCAGGAATTTGTGGATGCCATTAAAGAAGATGTTAAATGGCTTGGCTACGAGTGGGAGGAGCTTCACTTTGCTTCGAATTATTTCGAGGAAATGTATAACCGTGCAGTTCTTTTAATCAAGAAAGGAAAGGCATATGTGGATGACTTAAGCCAGGAAGAGATCCGCCAATACCGCGGAACGCTGACAGAACCTGGAAAAGAAAGCCCATACCGCAGCCGTTCAGTTGAAGAGAATCTTGATTTATTTGAACGTATGCGGGGCGGGGAATTCGAAAATGGAGCAAAAGTTCTTAGAGCAAAGATCGACATGTCATCACCGAACCTGAACTTGCGTGATCCGGTTATCTATCGTGTTTCACATACAACTCACCATAATACGGGTGATACGTGGTGCATCTATCCGATGTATGCTTTTGCCCATCCGCTTGAGGATGCAATCGAGGGGGTTACCCATTCCTTATGCACAACCGAGTTTGAAGACCAGCGTCCGCTATATAACTGGGTTGTCGCAGAGTGTGAAATGGAAAGCACACCGCAGCAAATCGAGTTTGGCCGCCTGAATATTTCTAATACAGTTATGAGCAAAAGAAAACTGAAGCAGCTTGTGGAAGAGAATTATGTTGACGGCTGGGATGACCCGCGCATGCCGACGATTTCCGGTCTAAGACGCAAGGGCTATACTCCGGAAGCAATCCGCGAGTTCGTAAAAGAAACGGGTGTTTCAAAAGGTTCCGGTGTGGTGGATGAAGCTATGCTTGAGCATTATGTCCGCGAAGACCTGAAATTAAAAGCCCCTCGTACAATGGGTGTGCTTCGCCCGTTAAAGGTTGTGATCACGAACTACCCGGAAGATCAGACTGAAATGCTTGATGCGGAAATCAATCCAGAAAACCCGGAGATGGGCATACGCCAAATTCCTTTCTCGAGAGAGATTTTTGTAGAACAGGACGATTTCATGGAAGATCCTCCGAAAAAATATTTCCGCCTCTTCCCTGGCAATGAAGTACGCTTAAAGCATGCTTACTTCATCAAGTGCAACGAAGTCATCAAGGACGAGGATGGCAATGTTGTTGAGCTGCATTGCACATATGACCCAGAAACAAAGAGCGGAACAGGCTTTACAGGACGAAAAGTGAAGGGTACCCTTCACTGGGTGGATGCAAAGAGTGCTATTCCGGCTGAATTCCGTTTATACGAGCCATTGATTCTTGACGAAGATGCCGATCAGAACGCTGAGGCAGACACAGATGATGCTGCTGAAAGCGATGCTGAAGGAAAAACGTTCCTTGACTACGTGAACCCGAACTCACTTGAAATTGTTAATGGTTTCATTGAACCTAACATGAAGGATGTAAAAGCCCAGGATAAATTCCAATTCTTCCGCCATGGGTATTTCAATGTCGACCCGAAACACACAACAGCAGAAAAACCTGTTTTTAACAGGATTGTATCACTGAAGAGTTCATTTAAGTTAAAGTAA